The Bacteroidota bacterium DNA segment AAACTCCAGTAACGGTTTGAAGCTCATCGTAACGCAGAATAGAAAGAAGCAGATAAACTGAGATTATACCAACTGTTATTTTACCGGCGATATTTGATTGAGGTAAAATATTTTTTACCTTTTTCATATACAAACCGCCTGCGAGTATCAAAATATCCCGTAATATAAAGGCAACCATCAACCACAAAGGAACGGCCGCTTGAATAACCAAAATTACAGCAATAACTCCAATTGCAATTTTATCGCCTAATGGGTCTAATATTTTTCCTAAATCGCTGACCTGATTATACTTACGTGCAAAATAACCATCGAACCAATCGCTCGCTATCGCTACTGCGATTAACGTTAAAGCGATATACTTGGATGATCCTTCGCCGTTTAACAACAAAAGTGATATCGGGATAACAAGCACTATCCGCAAAACGCTCAAGGTATTAGATATATTAAAATTTTTGTTCACTGAAATCTAAAATCCTAAATCCAATTCATCTTTATCAAAATTTTTATCGATCTCAACTGGGTAATCGCCGCTGAAACAAGCTGTACAATACCACTCGCCGTTCTCTTTCGGAACAGATTTTAATAATCCATCCAGCGACAAGTAACCTAAAGTATCGACACCTAATTCTTGCCGAATCTTTTCAATATCACCATCGCACTGATTTGCAATCAACTCATTCGGTTCCGGAAAATCCATACCGTAGTAGCAAGGGAAACGGATTGGCGGAGCTGTAACCCTGAAGTGAACTTGTTTGGGCTCGGCTTCACGAATGAGCTTGACTAATTGCTTGGAGGTTGTGCCTCGGACAATTGAATCGTCAACCACAACTACAATCTTATTTTTTAAAACGCCTTTTACTTTGTTGAATTTCGTTTTTACTTTTATTTCTCGGACGTCCTGATCAGGTTGGATGAATGTCCTGCCGACATAATGGCTGCGAATTAAACCAATCTCGTATTTAGTCAG contains these protein-coding regions:
- a CDS encoding CDP-alcohol phosphatidyltransferase family protein — its product is MNKNFNISNTLSVLRIVLVIPISLLLLNGEGSSKYIALTLIAVAIASDWFDGYFARKYNQVSDLGKILDPLGDKIAIGVIAVILVIQAAVPLWLMVAFILRDILILAGGLYMKKVKNILPQSNIAGKITVGIISVYLLLSILRYDELQTVTGVFLFLSLAFMILSFVLYVINFLNIIYRKV